Part of the Nocardia farcinica genome, CGACCAGTCGCTCGACGAGCGCGGTCAGCGCGGCGGTGTCGACGGTGGTGGTGTCGCCGGGAGCGAACGGGGTCACCGGGTAGGCGATGATGCCGTGGATGGTGGACATGGGTGCTCCTGTTCGGGGTCAGCCGCTGATCGCGTCGGGGTGCCGGACCAGCGCGCGGCGCGCGTAGTAGGCGAAGTTGGCTTGGCTGCGCCGGGGCGTGAGAGTCCAGTCGTGGGCTTCGCGGGCGAGCCGGTCGGGCAGCGGCGCGATCGTCCCGGCGGCCATCGCGGCCAGTTGCAGCGCGGCCGCCCGTTCGATCAGCACGGCCAGTGAGCACGCCTCCTCGATACTGGCCCCGGCGACCACGTGGCCGTGGTGGGCGAGCAGCACGGCCTTCTTGTCGCCGAGCGCGGCGGTGATGATCTCGCCCTCCTCGTTGCCGACCGGAACGCCGGGCCAGTCGGGTAGGAACGCGCAGTCGTCGTAGAGCGGGGCGATGTCCATCTGCGAGACCACGAGGGGGACCTCGAGCATGGACAACGCCGCCACGTGGAACGGGTGGGTGTGCACGATGCACCGGACATCGGGCCGGGCACGGTAGATCCAGCTGTGGAAACGGTTGGCCGGGTTGGCCATCCCGCTGCCCTCCAGTACCTGGAGATCCTCGTCGACCAGCAGCAAATTCGCGTCGGTGATCTCGTCGAATCCGAGACCGAGCCGCTGGGTGTAGTAGGTGCCCGGCTGCTCGGCACGCGCGGTGATCTGCCCGGCGAGGCCGGAATCGTGCCCCGCGTCGTAGAGCGCGCGGCAGGTCAGCGCCAGCTTCTGCCGGGTCGTCCATTCCGACGCGCCGAACTGCGTCGCCATGTCCTGTTTCGCCCGTTCCATGAGCACGGTCTTGGAGTCGTTCATCGTCTCGGCCATGGAAACTCCTTCCTTCTGTGAGACACAGAGAGAACGATAGGACACAAAGTGTCATATCGTCAATGGGGAAGGTGCCGAGTGGTGTGTGCAGCGCCGAAGCGCGGCCTGGCCCGCCGCACGGGTGCGGGTCACCGTCCAGCGCGGTCGAGCAGGGTGGTGACGGCGGCCGGGATCGTGCGCGCGATGGAATCGGTGTCGGGAGTGCCGTCGTAGTCTCCGGTGATGCCGAAGCACAGCGTGCCCCGGTAGCTGAGCATGGCGATGCCCAGCCGCAAGCGCATCGCGATGGGAGCGAACGGTGCGAGGTCGTGCACGTCACTGCCGAACAGGCGCTCCAATCGCCCCCGTGCGTTCGCCGATCGGGTGGAGACGGGGGTGAGTACCCGGATCGTGTCCGGCCGTGGTCGTTCGCCCCGCGCGAGCAGCATCGCCCGCAACGCCGCGGTCACCGCGACCAGCGCGATGTCGTTGACCGTTCCGCCGAATTCCGCGCGCACGCGGTGGATGTCGTGGAGCCGGACACGGGCGACCGCGTAGCGGCGCTGCCGTCCGATCGGGCCGTTAACCGGACCAGGAATGCGCCCGATACCGCCGCCATCGCCGCCGCCATCACCAGCCCGCCACCCCCGCCGATCAGCGCGATCAGCGCGACCGGCTGCCCGGGTTGCCACAGCGGCGTGGTGAAGGCGGTGAAGGCCGCAAGGCCCGCCAGCCACGCCGCTGCCGTCGCCGCGATCCAGCGGGCCGCCCGGTCCACCAGATCGCGCAGCACGAACCACTGTGCGGTGCCGATGGACAGCAGGATCACCACGCCGCCGAGCACCATCGTCGTCGCGGTGAGTGTCGGCGCCCAGCCCCGCAATCCGTCGGTCAGTACCAGGAGTGCGCCCACCGACCAGGCGACGAGTGCCCCGACGACGGTGGCCGCGATCCAGTTCCGGCCGCGTAACGCGGGGAGCACCGGGCGCAACGCCCTGGCCTGGAACCAGCCAAGCACCGCACCCTCGACCGCGCCCGCCGAGAGCAATGCGACCGCTGCCACGGCGCCGGCGCGATCGGCCACCAGCGCTCCCACCACCGCGGGGACCCCGAAACCCAACAACTCGCCGAGGGTGACCAGGCCGAACCATCGGCGCCACAGCCACTGTCGGGAGCCGGTGGTCGCGACGGCCGGATGGGGAGGGACGGCGGCCCCGGCGGCGACGGTGCGGGGGTGGGAGCTCATGGTTTCGATGATCCTCCGCGGCCGCCGGATATGGCAGGCCCGAAAGCCACCGCGCGCATGGTCCGGTCGCTCCGACCCGTGGGCCGATGTCGGGACATGCGACTCGCCGGACCGGGCCCTGTGGCCCTGCCGGGACCGGCCCGCGCGGCGGACCGTGGAGACAACGACAACGAGGGAGAATCCGATGCGCGCACGAATCGTCCACGAATCGATGTTCGGTAACACCGCCGCGGTGGCCGAGGCGATCGCCCGCGGTCTGGCCGGACATGTCCATGTCGAACTGCTGAACGTGGCCGCCGTCGCCGACCTGCCCGATTCGCCGGTCGACCTGCTGGTGGTCGGCGGGCCCACGCACGCCTTCGGGCTCAGCCGCGCCCGCACCCGCCTGGACGCCGCCGGTCAGACCGATCGGCCGGTCGAGACCGAGATCGGCATCCGGGAATGGCTGGCCGACACCTCCCCGGTCCCGCCGGACACCGCGGCCGCCGCGTTCGGGACCAAGGTGGGCAAGCCGCCGTGGCTGCCCGGATCTGCGGCGCGCGGGATCGGCAAGCGACTTCGGGCGTTGGGGTTCCAGCTGATCGACGAGCCGAAGGATTTCTACGTCGACGGTACGCCGGGGCCGCTGGCGGCGGGCGAACTCGACCGCGCGGCCGCCTGGGGTGCGCACCTCGGCGCGACGGTGACCGCGCGGGCGGCGGCCCAGCACTCCTGACGGTGCCGGCTCAGGGCGAATCCCGCTGCGCCGCATGGTATGCCGCGATCGCGGTGGGCAACGTCGGATACAGGTACTGCGCACCGATGCGGGTGGTCAACCCGGCGGCGTCGAGGGCCACCCGCAGGTCCTGTTTCACGCGCGCCATCCCGAAACGCACGCCCTCGGCCGCCAGGTCGGCACGCAATTGTTCGACGGCGTCCAGTGCGGTGAGATCGACCTCGACATTCGCCTCGGCGTTGAGCACGAACCAGCGCACGGGCACGCCGTCGCGGGCGGCCTGCTGGTCGCGCGCGGCCAGCGCGCGTCGACGGAAGTCCTCGGCATTGGCGAAGCACAACGGCGCGTCATAGCGATAGATCAGCAGCCCGGGGACGGGTTCGGCGCGCGGGTAATCGTCGATGTCGTGCATGCCCGCCAGTCCTGGGACCACGCCGAGGATGGCGTCGTGGGCGCGCGCGACCCGGCGCAACAGGTCCAGGATCGACAGGGCGATCGCGATGAGCACGCCGTAGAGCACGCCGAGGGCGAGCACCGCGACGAGAGTGGCCAGCGCCAGCACGAGTTCACTGCGCCGGAATCGGCCGATCCGGCGTAGTTCGGCCACGTCGATCAGGCGCAGCGCGGCATAGATGACCAGGGCCGCCAGCGCGGCCGTGGGGAACGCCGCGAGCACCTCCCGCGCGCCGATCAGTACCGCCGCCACCGCGGCCAAGGTAACCAGTGAATACAGCTGGGTCCTGGCGTGCATGGCATCGGCGATGGTGGTGCGGCTGCCGCTGCAGCTGACCGGGAACCCGTGCAGCGCACCCGAGGCCAGATTGGTCGCGCCGAGCGCGGCGAGTTCGGCATTGGCGGCTACGTGGTGGCCGTGGCGGGCGGCGAACGCGCGGGCGGTGAGGGCGTTGTCGGAGAATCCGACCACCGCGATCCCCACGGCGGGCAGGACCAGAGCGGTCAGGTCGGCCGGTCCCACGCCGGCGAAACCGGGCGTGGGAATGCCCGCGGGAACCGCACCCACGGTGTCGATGCCGTACCGCCGCAGCGAGCAGACCGCCACCACGGCGGTGGCGGCGAGCACCGCGAGCAAGGGCCCCGGCAGCTGGGGGCGCAGCCGAGCCAGCACGAGCAGACCGGTGAGAACGGCGCAGGCCAGCAGGGCCGTCGGCCAGTGCCAGTCGTGCAGATGCTCGGTGAACGAGCGTACCTGGGCGGGAATCGTCTCGCCGTCGACCGGTACGCCGGTCGCGCCGCCCAGCTGACCGACGATCATGATCCCCGCGGTGCCCGCGAGGTAGCCGACGAGCACCGGCTTGGACAGCAGGTCCGCGAGCACGCCGAGCCTGGCCGCGGCGGCGACCAGACAGAACAGCCCGACCAGGACCGCGAGCACCGCGGCGAGAGCCGCATACCGCCGTGGGTCACCGGCGGCCAGGGGCGCCAGCGCCACGGCCGTCATCAGCGCGGTGGTGGACTCCGGCCCGACCGACAGCTGCCGTGACGTCCCGAACAGCACATACACCGCCAGCGGGCCGAGCGCCGCCCACAGTCCCGCCACCGGCGGCAGTCCTGCCACCGTGGCGTAGGCCATCACCTGGGGCACCAGATAGGCAGCGACGGTGATCCCGGCCAGGACGTCCGCCCGCAACCACGCCCGCTGGTATCCGTGGAACTGGCGCAGGCCCGGGAGGATTCCGTCGAGGTTCATGCGCGCAGTGTCCGTGACCGTATCCGCACTCGGCCGCCGCGCAGCGACACCGGATAGC contains:
- a CDS encoding SulP family inorganic anion transporter; the encoded protein is MNLDGILPGLRQFHGYQRAWLRADVLAGITVAAYLVPQVMAYATVAGLPPVAGLWAALGPLAVYVLFGTSRQLSVGPESTTALMTAVALAPLAAGDPRRYAALAAVLAVLVGLFCLVAAAARLGVLADLLSKPVLVGYLAGTAGIMIVGQLGGATGVPVDGETIPAQVRSFTEHLHDWHWPTALLACAVLTGLLVLARLRPQLPGPLLAVLAATAVVAVCSLRRYGIDTVGAVPAGIPTPGFAGVGPADLTALVLPAVGIAVVGFSDNALTARAFAARHGHHVAANAELAALGATNLASGALHGFPVSCSGSRTTIADAMHARTQLYSLVTLAAVAAVLIGAREVLAAFPTAALAALVIYAALRLIDVAELRRIGRFRRSELVLALATLVAVLALGVLYGVLIAIALSILDLLRRVARAHDAILGVVPGLAGMHDIDDYPRAEPVPGLLIYRYDAPLCFANAEDFRRRALAARDQQAARDGVPVRWFVLNAEANVEVDLTALDAVEQLRADLAAEGVRFGMARVKQDLRVALDAAGLTTRIGAQYLYPTLPTAIAAYHAAQRDSP
- a CDS encoding aldolase, which encodes MAETMNDSKTVLMERAKQDMATQFGASEWTTRQKLALTCRALYDAGHDSGLAGQITARAEQPGTYYTQRLGLGFDEITDANLLLVDEDLQVLEGSGMANPANRFHSWIYRARPDVRCIVHTHPFHVAALSMLEVPLVVSQMDIAPLYDDCAFLPDWPGVPVGNEEGEIITAALGDKKAVLLAHHGHVVAGASIEEACSLAVLIERAAALQLAAMAAGTIAPLPDRLAREAHDWTLTPRRSQANFAYYARRALVRHPDAISG
- a CDS encoding flavodoxin family protein, which gives rise to MRARIVHESMFGNTAAVAEAIARGLAGHVHVELLNVAAVADLPDSPVDLLVVGGPTHAFGLSRARTRLDAAGQTDRPVETEIGIREWLADTSPVPPDTAAAAFGTKVGKPPWLPGSAARGIGKRLRALGFQLIDEPKDFYVDGTPGPLAAGELDRAAAWGAHLGATVTARAAAQHS
- a CDS encoding WS/DGAT domain-containing protein — encoded protein: MRAEFGGTVNDIALVAVTAALRAMLLARGERPRPDTIRVLTPVSTRSANARGRLERLFGSDVHDLAPFAPIAMRLRLGIAMLSYRGTLCFGITGDYDGTPDTDSIARTIPAAVTTLLDRAGR